A section of the Dehalococcoidia bacterium genome encodes:
- a CDS encoding RNA polymerase sigma factor, which translates to MTATAAAADSTLVRAAQQGDRGAFGVLVGRYRPMTLALCARLLGDPDEAEDAAQEAALQGLVHLNSLRTPGRFGAWITGIGLNICRRWLRQRARAALSLEALFAAGRLHEPVAPYATPEEEAVAGDLVERVRRAIATLPRGQQAAVQLYYLAGLTLAETAAQLEVAPNAVKARLHQARAKLGRQLQELWQEIEEAMSNWAAAQGEEADA; encoded by the coding sequence ATGACAGCGACAGCCGCGGCGGCGGACAGCACACTGGTGCGTGCTGCGCAGCAGGGCGACCGGGGGGCGTTCGGCGTGCTCGTCGGGCGCTACCGGCCGATGACGCTTGCGCTTTGTGCCCGGCTGCTCGGCGACCCGGACGAAGCTGAGGATGCGGCCCAGGAGGCGGCGCTTCAGGGGCTGGTGCATCTCAACTCGTTGCGCACGCCGGGCCGCTTCGGCGCCTGGATCACGGGCATCGGGTTGAATATCTGCCGGCGCTGGCTGCGGCAACGGGCACGCGCGGCGCTGTCGTTAGAAGCGCTGTTCGCCGCCGGCCGCCTGCACGAGCCGGTGGCGCCCTACGCCACGCCGGAGGAGGAGGCCGTCGCCGGTGACCTGGTTGAGCGCGTGCGCCGCGCGATCGCGACCTTGCCGCGCGGCCAGCAGGCGGCGGTGCAGCTCTACTACCTCGCCGGGCTGACGCTGGCGGAGACGGCGGCGCAGCTTGAAGTGGCGCCGAACGCGGTCAAGGCGCGGCTGCACCAGGCGCGGGCGAAGCTGGGCCGGCAGTTGCAGGAGCTGTGGCAGGAGATCGAAGAGGCGATGTCCAACTGGGCCGCGGCGCAGGGCGAAGAGGCCGACGCCTGA